A region from the Rosa rugosa chromosome 6, drRosRugo1.1, whole genome shotgun sequence genome encodes:
- the LOC133716866 gene encoding uncharacterized protein LOC133716866 translates to MVVMPPKREAIPKVLLKRLDQWNLTIKMLVLGVDYPDIGQGSVRYRDIHTVNVDTGFGWNPTKNTIDASEEWWRNKIQINPQYAKLLVRGINPEMEAKLDMMFNGVVATGKYAWAPSSDLPPPQNSQAPMDEVIALEDNLDSEEFDPNESPQLAQVTKEIGKKRANCELDTKELKRKRGKMGGAAKLSQQINRLVEVVETRSTASSALIKGSQSTSVSEVMKVVESLSGIEIGSQLWWFATELFCSQEKREMFSVMEDPEMKLQFILRDQERENNK, encoded by the exons ATGGTGGTGATGCCACCAAAGAGAGAAGCCATCCCCAAAGTGCTCCTAAAGCGCCTCGATCAATggaacctgaccataaagaTGCTTGTCTTAGGTGTAGACTACCCAGACATTGGGCAAGGAAGTGTAAG atacagagatatacatacTGTCAATGTGGATACTGGCTTTGGTTGGAATCCCACTAAAAATACTATCGATGCATCAGAAGAATGGTGGAGAAATAAAATACAG ATAAATCCGCAATATGCAAAATTGCTTGTTCGAGGCATCAATCCTGAGATGGAGGCGAAGTTAGATATGATGTTCAATGGTGTTGTAGCTACCGGTAAATATGCTTGGGCACCTTCATCTGATCTACCACCACCTCAAAACAGCCAAGCTCCAATGGATGAAGTTATTGCGTTGGAAGATAATCTTGATTCCGAGGAGTTTGACCCTAATGAAAGTCCACAGTTAGCTCAAGTTACCAAAGAGATAGGAAAGAAGCGAGCAAATTGTGAACTTGACACGAAAgaattgaaaaggaaaagaggCAAAATGGGAGGTGCTGCAAAACTGTCCCAACAAATTAATCGTCTTGTTGAGGTAGTTGAGACTAGGAGTACCGCATCATCAGCATTGATAAAAGGTTCACAATCTACTAGTGTTTCCGAAGTAATGAAGGTAGTTGAAAGTTTGTCAGGGATAGAGATTGGTAGCCAACTGTGGTGGTTTGCAACTGAGTTATTTTGCTCCCAAGAGAAGAGGGAAATGTTTTCTGTGATGGAAGATCCGGAGATGAAGCTTCAATTTATCCTTCGTGATCAAGAAAGGGAAAATAATAAGTAG
- the LOC133716867 gene encoding uncharacterized protein LOC133716867, protein MFWMNKDVFIRLCDDLENIYKVKGSQRISIAEKLGMFLYTVEEGAGNRNVQERFQHSGETVSRYFSEMLNVVCDMAKEFIKPSDPEFKSTPPEILGDSRYMPHFKFTFACAGWEGTAHDTRIFQSAIHNPTLKFPKPTNGKYYLVDAGYPQIKSICYHISVKGQEFFGCVCLVRWGAQPTGYKEVFNHAHSSLRSVIERTFGVWKKRWNILLDMPSYSFDKQVKIVIAAMALHNYIRRYSGRDCVFDESENLDIEGIGREDDAQNGHGHVSREMEALRNNIASSLMGAPI, encoded by the exons ATGTTTTGGATGAACAAAGATGTATTTATAAGATTGTGTGATGATTTGGAGAATATTTATAAGGTAAAGGGCTCACAGAGAATAAGTATAGCTGAGAAGTTAGGAATGTTTTTGTACACTGTAGAAGAAGGTGCAGGAAACAGAAATGTACAAGAGCGATTTCAACACTCTGGCGAGACTGTTAGTAGGTACTTTAGTGAAATGCTAAATGTGGTATGTGATATGGCAAAAGAATTCATAAAACCATCTGATCCTGAGTTCAAAAGCACTCCACCAGAAATACTGGGAGATTCTAGATATATGCCTCATTTTAAG TTTACATTCGCATGTGCAGGTTGGGAAGGCACAGCCCACGATACAAGAATATTCCAATCAGCAATTCATAATCCAACTTTGAAATTTCCTAAACCTACAAAtg gaaaATACTATTTGGTGGATGCAGGATACCCACAAATAAAGAGTATTTGTTACCATATAAGTGTCAAAGGTCAGGAGTTTTTTGGATGTGTGTGTTTGGTgaggtg GGGTGCTCAACCAACAGGTTATAAAGAAGTATTCAATCACGCACACTCTTCCCTCAGAAGCGTTATTGAACGCACTTTTGGTGTGTGGAAAAAAAGATGGAATATTTTACTGGACATGCCAAGTTATTCATTCGATAAGCAAGTTAAAATTGTTATAGCAGCTATGGCACTTCACAACTATATAAGAAGGTATTCCGGACGTGATTGTGTTTTTGACGAAAGTGAAAACCTTGACATTGAAGGGATTGGGAGAGAGGATGATGCACAAAATGGTCACGGTCATGTTTCCAGAGAAATGGAGGCATTGAGAAACAATATTGCTTCAAGTTTAATGGGTGCACCTATTTAG